In Paractinoplanes brasiliensis, the following proteins share a genomic window:
- a CDS encoding C40 family peptidase, which produces MRRAAVVRSLVCAVAAVGIVLSGPAAAHATPSPGSVEAQIDKQWNQLEPVIEQYNDVHGKLLKNRAQQKKLAAQLAPLQAKVDAAMKQVRGLAVDAYKQGSPGALNAMLITGSPTGLTDKLMYLDQLGRHQQEQIADVAALRDKLAATKADLDVVTKAIAVRDVDLAERKKTIEAKITSLQKLRTQAYGSADVDDGPFRTGPCPVDYTNDKGGRAAQRACDLIGLPYVFGSAGPNSYDCSGLTQEAWSAVGVHLEHYTKDQWRQGRPVSRDELQPGDLVFYYPGSLHHVAIYIGGGKVVHAPHTGDHVRMATIDRGPIAGYRRPG; this is translated from the coding sequence GTGCGTCGCGCCGCAGTAGTGCGCAGCCTGGTCTGCGCCGTCGCCGCGGTCGGGATCGTCCTGTCCGGACCCGCCGCCGCGCATGCCACACCCTCGCCGGGCTCGGTCGAGGCGCAGATCGACAAGCAGTGGAACCAGCTGGAGCCGGTCATCGAGCAGTACAACGACGTGCACGGCAAGCTGCTGAAGAACCGGGCCCAGCAGAAGAAGCTGGCCGCCCAGCTCGCCCCGCTCCAGGCCAAGGTCGACGCGGCCATGAAGCAGGTCCGCGGGCTCGCCGTCGACGCCTACAAGCAGGGCTCGCCGGGCGCGCTCAACGCCATGCTGATCACCGGCTCGCCGACCGGGCTGACCGACAAGCTGATGTATCTCGACCAGCTCGGCCGGCACCAGCAGGAGCAGATCGCCGACGTCGCCGCCCTGCGCGACAAGCTCGCGGCGACCAAGGCAGACCTCGACGTCGTGACCAAGGCGATCGCCGTACGCGACGTCGACCTGGCCGAGCGCAAAAAGACGATCGAAGCCAAGATCACCTCGCTGCAGAAGCTCCGCACCCAGGCGTACGGGTCGGCCGACGTCGACGACGGCCCGTTCCGGACGGGTCCGTGCCCGGTGGACTACACCAACGACAAGGGAGGACGGGCCGCCCAGCGCGCCTGTGACCTGATCGGCCTGCCCTACGTCTTCGGGTCGGCCGGGCCCAACTCGTACGACTGCTCGGGTCTGACCCAGGAGGCGTGGTCGGCCGTCGGGGTGCACCTGGAGCACTACACCAAGGACCAGTGGAGGCAGGGGCGGCCGGTCTCGCGGGACGAGCTCCAACCCGGTGACCTGGTGTTCTACTATCCCGGCAGCCTGCATCACGTGGCCATCTACATCGGCGGCGGCAAGGTCGTGCACGCCCCGCACACCGGCGACCACGTACGGATGGCGACCATCGACAGGGGCCCGATCGCGGGTTACCGCCGGCCGGGCTAG
- the cydB gene encoding cytochrome d ubiquinol oxidase subunit II: MITFWFSVVVLAWVLFFVLEGFDFGVGVLGPVLGRDDHERGAAVRTIGPFWDGNEVWLVAAIGVTFAAFPAWYGALLSGLYLPMVVLLLLLAVRGVALEFRGKGDGERYRRRADLALAVSSLGIVLLWGALLAVFARGLALGADGQVTGAGLARSLDPILTLPALFGALAALHAALMLGATFLSLRTSGPLRHRARTLARRLGTVGAVALVVTGSATGSSLVLAAAVLSFAAAVLARTGREALAFTTTALTVAGAVTAVFTTHGAVVLPSTLNPAWSLTREAAAATPQALELITWAGVLILPGVLAYQAFSYWVFRRRVASDRVPS; this comes from the coding sequence GTGATCACGTTCTGGTTCTCGGTCGTCGTGCTCGCCTGGGTGCTGTTCTTCGTGCTCGAGGGGTTCGACTTCGGGGTGGGCGTCCTGGGCCCGGTGCTCGGTCGTGACGATCACGAGCGGGGAGCCGCCGTACGCACGATCGGCCCGTTCTGGGACGGCAACGAGGTCTGGCTCGTGGCCGCCATCGGGGTCACGTTCGCGGCGTTCCCCGCCTGGTACGGCGCCCTGCTCTCGGGTCTCTACCTGCCCATGGTCGTGCTGCTGCTCCTGCTGGCGGTGCGCGGCGTGGCCCTGGAGTTCCGCGGCAAGGGCGACGGCGAACGGTACCGCCGCCGAGCCGACCTCGCCCTGGCCGTCAGCTCGCTCGGCATCGTGCTGCTGTGGGGCGCGCTGCTGGCCGTCTTCGCTCGCGGGCTCGCCCTCGGCGCCGACGGCCAGGTGACCGGCGCCGGCTTGGCCCGCAGCCTCGACCCGATCCTCACCCTGCCCGCCCTGTTCGGCGCCCTGGCGGCCCTTCACGCGGCGCTGATGCTGGGTGCGACCTTCCTTTCCCTCCGTACGAGCGGACCCCTGCGCCACCGCGCCCGGACACTCGCCCGCCGGCTGGGTACGGTCGGGGCCGTCGCCCTGGTCGTCACCGGCTCCGCCACCGGCTCGTCGCTTGTGCTGGCCGCCGCCGTGCTGAGCTTCGCCGCCGCCGTGCTGGCCCGAACCGGCCGCGAGGCCCTGGCCTTCACCACCACAGCGCTGACCGTGGCCGGCGCTGTGACCGCCGTCTTCACCACCCACGGCGCGGTCGTCCTGCCCAGCACCTTGAACCCCGCCTGGTCCCTGACCCGGGAGGCGGCCGCCGCCACACCCCAGGCCCTGGAACTCATCACCTGGGCCGGCGTCCTCATCCTCCCCGGCGTTCTGGCCTACCAGGCCTTCTCCTACTGGGTCTTCCGCCGCCGGGTAGCCAGCGATCGGGTCCCCTCATGA
- the cydC gene encoding thiol reductant ABC exporter subunit CydC, giving the protein MRHARTSRTGIAGLALLGAGQAGATLAVAAALAMLVADPTTRSRAAVLLAAAFAARAVLAWAEQVVARRTAARVTDELRRAMLDALPRRGPAWVASFGAGRLTAVLTTGLDSLKPWFGGYLPALVLGVALPPLVVVAMAVVDPASAVIALVTLPLIPVLGALIGWATQTQARRRWQTDARLAGHFLDVVRGLPTLRIFGRAERQTAVVEDLTDQHRSATLRVLRVAFLSSTALDLVGTLSVGLIAVEAGLRVAAGNLSLGPALLVILLAPEAYRPLREMAARYHASTDATAVISDVDEILTPTNPPSDNGFHALAASNPTTHAATASQAERQSHDSTHAPAASHPTTHATTASQALNASHVDTPSHADTPSHIAAAIPRGTACSAPATVIHAAPSSPGPRHALTAYEVASAINSDTTPAAAGHADPSSPRANHASAASEAAAPTNGKPAPTPFGHAVVSSPRLSHAGAAWDGPVATSGTTIAGHAADSSCPGGHAVTASVGGGGVVALGLRARYPGAIRDAAVLDELVVSPGEIVALSGPSGAGKTTALRVLAGLHDAAAGVAYAANPLYLPQRPTLPHARVVADLFPPTADIAEALHTVGLTGDVTPDTPLGERGAGVSAGQRQRLALAALLHRATAPHDPVDGPNTDQVDGTHRKRASATHREQANATHRDHASITHREQGNTTHREQIGARGEWAARPVTLLLDEPTAHLDAATESIVIGRLRAAARAGAAVLVVAHRPALLAAADRVVSLATPAPSTSSGANSAGPTESAVPSSAGSLLGIQPGGGPSASADANGNDSPRHRTTGDDSPGHKPAGDPLSHRMTGHAPANTGTTGRHPMNAGPNTARRTDGASTSRRMTAWWRRPGRSSRWADRCQRVSRRPRAGSAVAVALGSGSSLAGLVLTGAAAWLLVRASSMPPVLSLSTAVVLVRGSAVARPLLRYLERLVAHDVAFARLGAWRARVFADLIPRVPGPRLRRRGDLLSKVVGDVDARVDGLLRGRLPALIAGATVVTAGTTVTLAAPSAVVPLAGGLLVAGVLAPLLAVRQARRDEHATGEARARMKDAMVETVDGIEDLGGAADDVPHRRSRDLARLEAKAAHASGTAAAVAHLGWGVAVVGTAFTLGGLTPEWAAVLLLATVVLGETVLTLPDAAVARLRAAAAERRLTALTTDPPSATFPTVGPLPSAKSKAGHRPVAMTTQEVGTTPSANDGRAVVKATGAIGPISLRAVTAGWDPAREPALRNLDLDLAPGERVAVVGRSGEGKSTLASVVARLLDPRSGTMSHRDHPEHDIRGRIVLVGDDTDHVFASTVRENLRLARPAASDDELRAALTRVRLESWLGALPHGLGTWLGSGGATMSGGQARRFATARALLAEPEVLILDEPTEGLDEDVAGAVMADLLDASGGRTVLLLTHRTEGLDRVDRVLELSAGRLTLRAGTAVAA; this is encoded by the coding sequence GTGCGTCACGCCCGCACCAGCCGGACGGGCATCGCCGGCCTGGCCCTCCTCGGAGCAGGCCAGGCCGGCGCAACCCTGGCCGTGGCGGCCGCCCTGGCGATGCTGGTCGCCGACCCCACCACCCGGAGCCGGGCCGCCGTCCTGCTGGCCGCCGCGTTCGCCGCCAGGGCCGTCCTCGCCTGGGCCGAACAGGTCGTCGCCCGCCGAACCGCCGCCCGCGTCACCGACGAACTCCGCCGGGCCATGCTCGACGCCCTCCCCCGGCGCGGCCCCGCATGGGTCGCTTCCTTCGGCGCCGGACGTCTGACCGCCGTGCTCACCACCGGCCTCGACTCCCTCAAGCCCTGGTTCGGCGGATACCTCCCCGCCCTCGTCCTCGGCGTCGCCCTGCCCCCACTCGTCGTCGTCGCCATGGCCGTGGTCGACCCCGCCTCGGCCGTGATCGCCCTGGTCACCCTGCCGCTGATCCCCGTGCTGGGCGCCTTGATCGGCTGGGCCACGCAAACCCAGGCCCGCCGCCGCTGGCAGACCGATGCCCGCCTGGCCGGCCACTTCCTCGACGTCGTGCGCGGCCTGCCCACGCTCCGAATCTTCGGCCGCGCCGAGCGTCAGACCGCCGTCGTCGAAGACCTCACCGATCAGCACCGTTCCGCGACCCTGCGGGTCCTGCGCGTGGCGTTCCTCTCCTCCACCGCCCTCGACCTGGTCGGCACCCTCTCCGTCGGCTTGATCGCCGTGGAGGCCGGCCTGCGCGTGGCCGCCGGGAACCTGTCCCTGGGCCCGGCCCTGCTCGTGATCCTGCTGGCCCCGGAGGCCTACCGCCCGCTCCGCGAGATGGCCGCCCGCTACCACGCCTCCACCGACGCCACAGCAGTCATCTCCGACGTGGACGAGATCCTGACCCCCACCAACCCACCATCGGACAACGGCTTCCATGCCCTCGCCGCATCGAACCCCACGACCCATGCCGCCACGGCATCACAAGCGGAGAGGCAATCCCACGACTCCACCCATGCGCCTGCCGCATCACATCCCACAACCCATGCCACCACCGCATCCCAAGCACTCAATGCATCCCACGTGGACACGCCGTCCCATGCGGACACGCCATCCCACATCGCCGCCGCAATCCCCCGCGGCACCGCTTGCTCCGCGCCGGCCACGGTTATCCATGCGGCCCCGTCATCGCCTGGCCCCCGCCATGCCCTAACCGCATATGAGGTGGCCAGCGCGATCAACAGCGACACGACACCCGCGGCCGCCGGCCATGCCGATCCCTCATCACCACGCGCCAACCACGCTTCAGCCGCATCCGAGGCAGCCGCCCCTACCAACGGCAAACCAGCCCCCACGCCCTTTGGCCATGCCGTTGTTTCATCGCCACGCCTGAGTCATGCCGGAGCCGCATGGGACGGGCCCGTTGCGACCAGCGGCACCACCATCGCCGGTCATGCCGCTGATTCATCGTGTCCTGGCGGCCATGCCGTTACCGCATCGGTCGGGGGCGGTGGCGTTGTGGCGCTGGGACTTCGCGCTCGTTATCCCGGAGCCATCCGCGACGCCGCTGTGCTCGACGAACTGGTGGTCAGTCCGGGTGAGATCGTTGCGTTGAGCGGCCCCTCCGGCGCGGGCAAGACCACGGCGCTGCGTGTCCTCGCGGGCTTGCACGATGCGGCCGCCGGAGTCGCGTACGCCGCGAACCCGCTCTATCTGCCCCAACGCCCCACGCTGCCCCACGCCCGCGTGGTCGCCGACCTCTTCCCGCCGACCGCCGACATCGCCGAGGCCCTGCACACGGTCGGCCTCACCGGCGACGTCACCCCCGACACCCCGCTGGGCGAACGCGGCGCCGGTGTTTCCGCCGGTCAACGCCAGCGTCTGGCCCTCGCCGCGCTGCTGCACCGAGCCACCGCCCCGCACGACCCGGTCGACGGGCCAAACACCGATCAGGTCGACGGCACACACCGCAAGCGGGCCAGTGCCACCCACCGCGAGCAGGCGAACGCCACCCACCGCGACCATGCGAGCATCACCCACCGCGAGCAGGGCAACACCACCCACCGCGAGCAGATCGGCGCACGCGGCGAGTGGGCCGCCCGACCGGTCACGTTGCTTCTGGACGAGCCGACCGCTCACCTGGACGCCGCCACCGAGTCGATAGTGATCGGCCGCCTGCGCGCGGCGGCGAGGGCCGGAGCAGCGGTTTTGGTGGTCGCCCACAGACCCGCTCTGCTCGCCGCCGCCGACCGTGTGGTCTCCCTCGCAACGCCTGCGCCGTCAACCTCATCCGGGGCGAATTCCGCCGGCCCGACCGAGTCCGCCGTGCCGTCGTCAGCCGGTTCCCTCCTCGGTATCCAGCCGGGCGGCGGACCGTCAGCAAGCGCCGACGCAAACGGCAACGACTCACCACGCCACCGCACAACTGGAGACGACTCTCCCGGCCACAAACCCGCCGGCGACCCACTCAGCCACCGCATGACAGGCCACGCCCCGGCAAACACCGGCACAACGGGCCGCCACCCGATGAACGCCGGCCCGAACACGGCACGCAGAACGGATGGCGCGTCGACCAGCAGGCGGATGACGGCCTGGTGGCGGCGGCCCGGGAGGAGTTCGCGCTGGGCTGACCGGTGTCAGCGCGTCTCGAGACGCCCCAGGGCGGGGTCCGCGGTAGCCGTCGCGTTGGGCAGCGGGTCGTCCCTGGCGGGCCTGGTGCTGACCGGTGCGGCGGCCTGGCTTCTCGTACGGGCGTCGAGCATGCCCCCGGTCCTGAGCCTCTCGACCGCCGTCGTTCTGGTGCGGGGCAGCGCGGTCGCCCGGCCCCTGCTGCGCTATCTGGAACGGCTCGTGGCGCACGATGTGGCCTTCGCGCGTCTGGGCGCCTGGCGGGCCCGGGTCTTCGCGGACCTGATCCCGCGGGTTCCCGGCCCGCGGCTGCGGCGGCGCGGTGACCTGCTCTCCAAGGTGGTCGGTGACGTCGACGCCCGGGTTGACGGACTGCTCCGGGGCCGGTTGCCCGCCCTGATCGCGGGTGCCACGGTTGTCACGGCGGGAACGACGGTCACCCTGGCCGCGCCGAGCGCCGTGGTGCCGCTGGCCGGGGGGCTTCTCGTCGCCGGGGTCCTGGCGCCGCTGCTGGCCGTGCGCCAGGCGCGCCGGGACGAGCACGCCACCGGCGAGGCCCGCGCCCGGATGAAGGACGCGATGGTCGAGACCGTCGACGGCATCGAGGACCTCGGGGGCGCGGCCGACGACGTACCGCATCGGCGCAGCCGCGACCTGGCCCGCCTCGAGGCGAAAGCCGCCCACGCCTCGGGGACGGCCGCCGCGGTCGCGCATCTCGGGTGGGGTGTCGCCGTGGTCGGCACCGCGTTCACGCTGGGCGGGCTCACCCCGGAATGGGCCGCCGTGCTGCTGCTGGCGACCGTCGTGCTGGGCGAGACCGTCCTCACGCTGCCCGACGCCGCCGTGGCCCGCCTGCGGGCCGCCGCGGCAGAGCGCCGGCTGACCGCCCTGACAACCGACCCTCCCAGCGCCACCTTCCCGACGGTAGGGCCCCTCCCTTCCGCCAAGTCGAAAGCCGGACACCGACCCGTAGCCATGACGACCCAGGAGGTCGGCACAACCCCATCGGCCAACGACGGGCGGGCGGTGGTGAAGGCAACCGGCGCGATCGGGCCGATCAGCCTCCGCGCCGTCACGGCCGGCTGGGACCCGGCGCGGGAACCGGCTCTCCGCAACCTCGATCTCGACCTGGCCCCCGGCGAGCGGGTGGCCGTCGTCGGCCGTTCCGGCGAGGGCAAGTCCACCCTGGCCTCGGTGGTGGCCCGCCTCCTCGACCCGCGCTCCGGCACGATGTCCCATCGGGACCACCCCGAACACGACATCCGCGGCCGCATCGTGCTGGTCGGTGACGACACCGATCACGTCTTCGCCTCCACGGTCCGCGAGAACCTGCGCCTGGCCCGGCCGGCCGCGAGCGACGACGAGCTGCGGGCCGCCCTCACCCGCGTACGGCTCGAAAGCTGGCTCGGCGCCCTGCCGCACGGCCTCGGCACCTGGCTGGGCAGCGGCGGCGCCACGATGTCGGGCGGGCAGGCGCGCCGGTTCGCCACCGCGCGGGCCCTGCTGGCCGAGCCCGAGGTGCTGATCCTCGACGAGCCGACG
- a CDS encoding ATP-binding protein has product MSDSPLIDSLAAAVEARPDDLTLRLHLAELLVGAGRGAEAIGHAAQVLAREPGNATAQQLMTSALSGPAHTPAPAAPTPPPAAPTPPPARDQGVDWAALEEDLGDIVPPRFSHEPEPVRGHDDRTFDVEKSTITLADVGGMQEVKKRLDISFLGPLKNPKLRSLFGKSLRGGLLLYGPPGCGKTFLARAVAGEMGAAFISLSITDVLNMWVGSSERNLHDLFQSARGHAPCVLFLDEIDALGHKRSQLNSSSMRTVVNQLLTELDGVDGNNDGVFVLAATNAPWDIDSALRRPGRLDRTLLVLPPDKPARAAILQYHLRDRPVAGVDLDRVADATENCSGADLAHVCETAAEFAMRDSIATGEIRMINQQDMLAAVREVRPSTDGWFATARNVAMFANESGEYDDLAAYLKKRKKR; this is encoded by the coding sequence ATGAGCGACTCGCCCTTGATCGACAGCCTCGCCGCGGCCGTCGAGGCCCGGCCCGACGACCTGACGCTGCGCCTGCACCTCGCCGAGCTGCTGGTGGGCGCCGGGCGGGGCGCCGAGGCGATCGGGCACGCCGCCCAGGTTCTGGCCCGCGAGCCCGGCAACGCGACGGCGCAGCAGCTCATGACCTCCGCGCTGAGCGGCCCGGCCCACACGCCCGCGCCGGCAGCGCCCACACCGCCGCCGGCAGCGCCCACGCCGCCGCCCGCCCGGGACCAGGGTGTCGACTGGGCCGCCCTCGAGGAAGACCTGGGCGACATCGTGCCGCCCCGCTTCTCGCACGAGCCCGAGCCCGTCCGCGGCCACGACGACCGCACGTTCGACGTCGAGAAGTCCACGATCACGCTGGCCGACGTCGGCGGCATGCAGGAGGTGAAGAAGCGGCTCGACATCTCGTTCCTCGGCCCGCTCAAGAACCCCAAGCTGCGCTCGCTGTTCGGCAAGAGCCTGCGCGGCGGGCTGCTGCTCTACGGCCCGCCCGGCTGCGGCAAGACATTCCTGGCCCGCGCGGTGGCCGGCGAGATGGGCGCCGCGTTCATCTCCCTGTCGATCACCGACGTGCTGAACATGTGGGTCGGCAGCTCCGAGCGCAACCTGCACGATTTGTTCCAGTCGGCGCGCGGGCACGCCCCGTGCGTGCTGTTCCTCGACGAGATCGACGCGCTGGGCCACAAGCGCAGCCAGCTCAACTCGTCGTCGATGCGTACGGTGGTCAATCAGCTGCTGACCGAGCTCGACGGCGTCGACGGCAACAACGACGGCGTGTTCGTGCTGGCCGCCACCAACGCGCCGTGGGACATCGACTCCGCGCTGCGGCGGCCCGGCCGGCTCGACCGCACCCTGCTCGTGCTGCCGCCCGACAAGCCGGCCCGCGCCGCGATCCTGCAGTACCACCTGCGCGACCGCCCGGTGGCCGGCGTCGACCTGGACAGGGTGGCCGACGCGACCGAGAACTGTTCGGGCGCCGACCTGGCCCACGTGTGCGAGACCGCGGCCGAGTTCGCCATGCGCGACTCGATCGCCACCGGTGAGATCCGCATGATCAACCAGCAGGACATGCTGGCCGCCGTACGGGAGGTCCGCCCCTCCACCGACGGCTGGTTCGCCACCGCCCGCAACGTCGCCATGTTCGCCAACGAGTCCGGGGAGTACGACGACCTCGCGGCCTACCTGAAGAAGCGCAAGAAACGGTGA
- a CDS encoding BlaI/MecI/CopY family transcriptional regulator, with product MALGDLEREVMTQLWDAGEPLTVRQVHERLSRQRDLAYTTVMTVLDRLAKKGVVLQQKADRAYRYAAAQSREEMTASLMLDALSSSDDQDAALAYFVGQLPPEALVAVIEAAQKKR from the coding sequence ATGGCTCTCGGGGATCTGGAACGCGAGGTCATGACGCAGTTGTGGGACGCCGGTGAGCCGCTCACCGTGCGGCAGGTGCACGAGCGCCTGAGCCGTCAGCGCGACTTGGCCTACACGACGGTGATGACCGTGCTCGACCGGCTGGCGAAAAAGGGCGTGGTCCTGCAGCAAAAGGCGGACAGGGCTTACAGGTACGCGGCGGCGCAGTCCCGCGAAGAGATGACGGCTTCATTGATGCTCGACGCGCTGTCCTCCTCGGACGACCAGGACGCGGCCCTGGCGTACTTCGTGGGGCAGCTCCCGCCGGAAGCGCTGGTGGCAGTGATCGAAGCGGCGCAGAAGAAGCGGTGA
- a CDS encoding M56 family metallopeptidase → MTALLLGALGLALSLVVPGVLATARWTDRAPVAAVVLWQSITLTAVLAALGVVLAAPEEVVRAAGSGRRVAEVALIGALAVAAVIIVRLLLSLIGVSRRSRARRARHRLLVDLLDRAEQHRELGPDNLRVLDGALPLAYCVPGREPRVVLSHGVLQVLDRTQIDAVLAHEQTHLRHRHEVVMESFTAFYRAVPRPLRSRQPLDAVHLLLEMIADDAARRRVGDGPLRAALERLSDAVPLAEDVKADPKGDARRRRLDRLTASHTPSVALNMAAGAAAIGLLVLPTVILVVPWLDRALEAWPL, encoded by the coding sequence GTGACCGCGCTGCTGCTGGGTGCGCTCGGGCTGGCGTTGTCGCTCGTGGTGCCCGGCGTGCTGGCCACCGCCCGCTGGACCGATCGGGCGCCGGTTGCTGCCGTGGTGCTCTGGCAGTCGATCACGCTTACGGCGGTGCTGGCGGCGCTCGGGGTGGTGCTGGCCGCGCCCGAAGAGGTTGTCCGGGCGGCCGGGTCGGGGCGGCGGGTGGCCGAGGTGGCGCTCATCGGGGCGTTGGCCGTGGCCGCGGTCATCATTGTGCGGCTGCTGCTCTCGTTGATCGGGGTGAGCCGGCGGTCGCGGGCGAGGCGGGCCCGGCACCGCCTGCTTGTCGACCTGCTCGACCGGGCCGAGCAGCACCGGGAACTGGGGCCGGACAACCTGCGTGTGCTCGACGGCGCGTTGCCGCTGGCCTACTGCGTGCCGGGTCGCGAGCCCCGGGTGGTGCTCAGTCACGGTGTGTTGCAGGTGCTCGACCGTACGCAGATCGACGCCGTTCTCGCCCATGAGCAGACCCACCTGCGGCACCGGCACGAGGTGGTGATGGAGTCGTTCACCGCGTTCTATCGTGCGGTGCCGCGCCCGCTGCGCAGCCGGCAGCCGCTCGACGCCGTGCATCTGCTGCTCGAGATGATCGCGGACGACGCCGCGCGCCGCCGGGTGGGTGACGGGCCGTTGCGTGCCGCGCTCGAGCGGCTGTCCGACGCTGTCCCTCTCGCGGAGGACGTCAAGGCCGACCCTAAGGGTGACGCACGTCGCAGACGGCTCGACCGGCTGACGGCGTCGCACACCCCGTCCGTTGCCCTGAACATGGCCGCGGGGGCCGCCGCGATCGGTCTGCTGGTGTTACCGACGGTGATTCTCGTGGTCCCATGGCTTGATCGAGCGCTCGAAGCCTGGCCGCTGTAG
- a CDS encoding cytochrome ubiquinol oxidase subunit I yields MDVLDLTRLQFAVVTIYHYFFVPLSISLAATAAGLQIAWLRTRRDQYLHLTKFVGKLLIVTFAVGVVTGLVQEFQFGLGWSAFANFYGDVFGPTLAIEGMLAFFLEATFLALWYFGWDRLPRLVHTACIVIVAVGTLLSAFIILAANSFMQNPVAYALDPVTGRARLTSFTELMLNKVNLAAFPHTMAGALMVGGALLLALGVWRLIADPAYGVLARLGAWLTLAGGGFTALTGDHLGKVITEVQPMKMAAAEALYETTSGAPFAVFATGKPLPEFALEIPWLLSILAKGNPNATVQGIDDLQAQYAAEFGPGSYVPMIPVAFWTFRLMIGAGMLAMLVAGFYLWRTRRGRTAPTWLTRWLPLIPLLPAAANTFGWIFTETARQPWIAFGISKVADGISPGLTSSEVVVSLAGFTVVYGVLAVVWLRLVRHLARRPLTPAAASPSADEPDLAPVY; encoded by the coding sequence ATGGACGTGCTGGATCTGACCCGGCTGCAGTTCGCGGTCGTGACGATCTACCACTACTTCTTCGTGCCACTGTCGATCAGCCTGGCCGCGACCGCCGCCGGCCTGCAGATCGCCTGGCTGCGCACTCGTCGCGACCAGTACCTGCACCTGACCAAGTTCGTCGGCAAGCTGCTGATCGTCACGTTCGCCGTCGGCGTGGTCACCGGACTGGTCCAGGAGTTCCAGTTCGGGCTCGGGTGGAGCGCGTTCGCCAACTTCTACGGCGACGTCTTCGGGCCCACCCTGGCGATCGAGGGCATGCTCGCGTTTTTCCTCGAGGCGACGTTCCTCGCGCTCTGGTACTTCGGATGGGACCGCCTGCCCCGGCTCGTCCACACCGCCTGCATCGTGATCGTCGCGGTCGGCACGCTGCTCAGCGCGTTCATCATCCTGGCCGCCAACAGCTTCATGCAGAACCCCGTGGCGTACGCGCTCGACCCCGTCACCGGGCGGGCCCGGCTCACCTCGTTCACCGAGCTGATGCTCAACAAGGTCAACTTGGCCGCCTTTCCGCACACCATGGCCGGGGCGCTGATGGTGGGCGGGGCGCTGCTGCTGGCGCTCGGCGTGTGGCGTCTCATTGCCGATCCCGCGTACGGGGTCCTCGCCCGCCTCGGCGCCTGGCTCACGCTCGCCGGGGGCGGGTTCACGGCCCTCACCGGCGACCACCTCGGCAAGGTCATCACCGAGGTCCAGCCGATGAAGATGGCCGCCGCCGAGGCCCTGTACGAGACGACGTCGGGCGCGCCGTTCGCCGTGTTCGCGACCGGCAAGCCGCTGCCCGAGTTCGCGCTCGAGATCCCGTGGCTGCTGTCGATCCTGGCCAAGGGGAACCCGAACGCCACCGTCCAGGGCATCGACGACCTGCAAGCTCAGTACGCGGCGGAGTTCGGCCCCGGCTCGTACGTGCCCATGATCCCCGTCGCCTTCTGGACCTTCCGCCTGATGATCGGCGCGGGGATGCTGGCCATGCTGGTCGCGGGTTTCTACCTGTGGCGCACCCGCCGGGGCCGCACCGCGCCGACCTGGCTGACCCGGTGGCTGCCGCTCATCCCGTTGCTGCCCGCCGCCGCCAACACGTTCGGCTGGATCTTCACCGAGACCGCGCGGCAGCCGTGGATCGCGTTCGGCATCTCGAAGGTCGCCGACGGCATCTCACCCGGCCTGACCAGCTCCGAGGTTGTCGTGTCGCTGGCCGGCTTCACGGTCGTCTACGGGGTGCTCGCCGTGGTCTGGCTCCGGCTGGTACGCCACCTCGCCCGCCGGCCACTCACCCCGGCCGCTGCGTCCCCGTCCGCTGACGAGCCGGACCTCGCACCCGTCTACTGA